In Micromonospora sp. LH3U1, one genomic interval encodes:
- a CDS encoding LacI family DNA-binding transcriptional regulator: protein MTKRLTEVAKKAGVSEATVSRVLNGRDGVSETTRTAVLTALDVLGYERPTKLRGERARLVGLVLPELQNPIFPALAEVVTGTLAQRGYTPALCARTIGGVSEMDYVEMLLDHQVSGVIFAGGSYALADAKHDHYRRLTDRGLPVVLVNAGVDELGFPRVSTDDAVAVEQAYGHLRSLGHERIGMVLGPEGHVPSRRKLDAMMKVAGWDEGDAECVERSSFSMEGARVAATKLVERGVTGIICASDVLALGTIRAARRLGRSVPADVSVVGYDDSAFMTCTDPPLTTVRQPIETMGQAAVDLLVTQIEGAGVLQDELLFEPELVVRGSTAPAPGR from the coding sequence GTGACCAAGCGGTTGACTGAAGTTGCCAAGAAGGCGGGCGTCAGCGAGGCCACCGTCAGCCGGGTGCTCAACGGCCGCGACGGAGTCTCCGAGACGACCCGGACCGCCGTGCTGACCGCGCTGGACGTGCTCGGCTACGAGCGGCCGACGAAGCTGCGCGGCGAACGCGCCCGACTGGTCGGGCTGGTGTTGCCCGAGTTGCAGAACCCGATCTTCCCGGCGCTGGCCGAGGTCGTCACCGGGACTCTCGCCCAGCGTGGCTACACCCCGGCTCTCTGCGCCCGGACCATCGGCGGCGTGTCCGAGATGGACTACGTGGAGATGCTCCTCGACCACCAGGTCTCCGGGGTGATCTTCGCCGGTGGCTCGTACGCGCTCGCCGATGCCAAACACGACCACTACCGTCGGCTGACCGATCGCGGCCTTCCGGTGGTGCTGGTCAACGCGGGTGTGGACGAGTTGGGCTTCCCCCGCGTCTCCACGGATGACGCGGTGGCGGTGGAGCAGGCGTACGGGCACCTACGTTCGCTCGGGCACGAACGGATCGGCATGGTGCTCGGCCCGGAGGGGCATGTGCCGTCCCGGCGCAAGCTGGACGCGATGATGAAGGTCGCGGGCTGGGACGAGGGCGACGCCGAGTGCGTGGAGCGTTCCAGCTTCTCGATGGAGGGTGCGCGGGTCGCCGCGACGAAGTTGGTCGAGCGGGGCGTGACCGGCATCATCTGCGCCAGCGACGTGCTCGCGCTGGGCACGATCCGGGCGGCCCGCCGACTGGGCCGTTCGGTGCCGGCCGACGTGTCGGTGGTGGGTTACGACGACTCCGCCTTCATGACGTGCACCGATCCGCCGTTGACCACTGTGCGGCAGCCGATCGAGACGATGGGGCAGGCCGCCGTGGATCTGCTGGTCACCCAGATCGAGGGTGCCGGCGTCCTTCAGGACGAGCTGCTGTTCGAGCCGGAGTTGGTGGTGCGGGGTTCCACAGCGCCCGCCCCCGGCCGCTAG
- a CDS encoding ABC transporter substrate-binding protein, translating to MSVPQYRKAAAVALVAGLGLSLTACSTKSDDKGSTAGGKVTITVDCQPVGAQKELLKNWNDDVAEFQKQNPDITIKSVSVGEQCNNPPDFTARLAGGTVTDVFYGYMTDLQQVLDSGQAMDISQQVNKDAIATWDSVDPALKEVFTDGGKLYAVPVKNYSMGLVYNKALFQQAGLDVNNPPKTWAEVRAAAKKISALGNGIAGYSEYSAGNTGGWHFTSLLYSQGGRVLTEDGKKADFNNAQGKQVLQNLKDMRYGDNSMGARQLLQWGDLLTNAGAGKVGMFIGAPDATQAIVSQFQGKFQDWAMAPLPGQDGAAKGTLGGGEGYFFKKDLTPEQVKAGLKWIAYQKLTPGKGQFDYVRAKPQNYPVGLPQPLLFANGSDAQKQELELRKANANVDTANFALFEATPVPIKGEPRNAQAVYAVLDAAMSGVLTNPNSNIDALLKTAEEKVNQLLAAES from the coding sequence ATGTCCGTACCGCAATACCGAAAGGCTGCGGCGGTTGCGCTCGTGGCCGGCCTGGGGCTCAGCCTCACGGCATGCTCCACGAAGAGCGACGACAAGGGCTCGACCGCAGGCGGCAAGGTCACCATCACTGTCGACTGCCAGCCGGTCGGCGCCCAGAAAGAGCTGTTGAAGAACTGGAACGACGACGTCGCCGAGTTCCAGAAGCAGAACCCGGACATCACCATCAAGAGCGTCAGCGTCGGCGAGCAGTGCAACAACCCGCCGGACTTCACCGCCCGCCTCGCCGGCGGCACCGTGACCGACGTCTTCTACGGGTACATGACCGATCTCCAGCAGGTGCTCGACTCCGGTCAGGCGATGGACATCAGTCAGCAGGTCAACAAGGACGCGATCGCGACCTGGGACAGCGTCGACCCGGCGCTCAAGGAGGTCTTCACCGACGGCGGCAAGCTCTACGCCGTTCCGGTGAAGAACTACTCGATGGGTCTGGTCTACAACAAGGCCCTGTTCCAGCAGGCTGGGCTCGACGTCAACAACCCGCCGAAGACCTGGGCCGAGGTCCGTGCCGCCGCCAAGAAGATCTCCGCGCTCGGCAACGGCATCGCTGGCTACTCGGAGTACAGCGCCGGCAACACCGGTGGCTGGCACTTCACCTCCCTGCTCTACTCGCAGGGCGGCCGGGTGCTGACCGAGGACGGCAAGAAGGCCGACTTCAACAACGCCCAGGGCAAGCAGGTCCTGCAGAACCTCAAGGACATGCGGTACGGCGACAACAGCATGGGCGCCCGTCAGCTGCTCCAGTGGGGCGACCTGCTGACGAACGCCGGCGCGGGCAAGGTCGGCATGTTCATCGGCGCGCCGGACGCCACCCAGGCGATCGTCAGCCAGTTCCAGGGCAAGTTCCAGGACTGGGCGATGGCTCCGCTGCCCGGCCAGGACGGCGCGGCCAAGGGGACGCTCGGTGGTGGCGAGGGCTACTTCTTCAAGAAGGACCTCACGCCCGAGCAGGTCAAGGCCGGTCTGAAGTGGATCGCGTACCAGAAGCTCACCCCGGGCAAGGGCCAGTTCGACTACGTCCGGGCCAAGCCGCAGAACTACCCGGTGGGTCTGCCCCAGCCGCTGCTCTTCGCCAACGGCAGTGACGCGCAGAAGCAGGAGCTGGAGCTGCGTAAGGCGAACGCGAACGTCGACACGGCGAACTTCGCGCTCTTCGAGGCGACCCCGGTTCCGATCAAGGGTGAGCCGCGCAACGCCCAGGCGGTCTACGCGGTGCTCGACGCCGCGATGTCGGGCGTGCTGACCAACCCGAACTCGAACATCGACGCACTGCTCAAGACCGCCGAGGAGAAGGTCAACCAACTCCTCGCCGCCGAGAGCTGA
- a CDS encoding carbohydrate ABC transporter permease: MAITTVPETSRKPGHPPSPYSARPQRTSLGRKVRDNLTGHAFLIGAVLCFVVFSWYPMIRGIVMSFQRTRRGETTWVGWDNYSRIIADPSFWTAWQNTFYFTVLALLLGYVVPFFVAVLLNEFRHAKGYLRILVYLPVMLPPASALYLFKFYAYDPSEAGLFNAILKALHLPTSQWMQSPEMTMPAMVIASTWMNMGGAVLIYLASLQSIPGELYEAAELDGAGIWKRIRHVTIPQTRLILALLAMIQIVSTMQLFIEPLILANGAGAEDSATTVAYLIYQHGFFQNDLNGAAALGVIMLVVLAGFSAVYLRLSAKQD, translated from the coding sequence TTGGCGATCACCACCGTCCCGGAGACCTCCAGGAAACCGGGCCACCCGCCGTCGCCGTACTCGGCGCGGCCGCAGCGAACCAGCCTCGGCCGCAAGGTACGGGACAACCTCACCGGTCACGCGTTCCTGATCGGGGCGGTGCTCTGCTTCGTCGTCTTCTCCTGGTACCCGATGATCCGCGGCATCGTGATGAGCTTCCAGCGCACCCGGCGTGGCGAGACCACCTGGGTGGGCTGGGACAACTACTCCCGCATCATCGCCGACCCCAGCTTCTGGACGGCCTGGCAGAACACCTTCTACTTCACGGTGCTCGCGCTCCTCCTCGGGTACGTGGTGCCGTTCTTCGTGGCGGTGCTGCTCAACGAGTTCCGCCACGCCAAGGGTTACCTGCGGATCCTGGTCTACCTGCCGGTGATGCTGCCGCCGGCCTCGGCGCTGTACCTCTTCAAGTTCTACGCGTACGACCCCAGCGAGGCCGGGCTCTTCAACGCGATCCTGAAGGCGTTGCACCTACCCACCTCGCAGTGGATGCAGTCGCCCGAGATGACGATGCCGGCCATGGTCATCGCGTCGACCTGGATGAACATGGGCGGCGCGGTGCTCATCTACCTGGCGTCGTTGCAGAGCATTCCCGGCGAGCTCTACGAGGCAGCCGAACTCGACGGCGCCGGCATCTGGAAGCGCATCCGGCACGTGACGATCCCGCAGACCCGGCTGATCCTCGCGCTCCTGGCGATGATCCAGATCGTCTCCACGATGCAGCTCTTCATCGAGCCCCTGATCCTCGCCAACGGTGCCGGCGCGGAGGACTCCGCGACCACTGTGGCGTACCTCATCTATCAGCACGGGTTCTTCCAGAACGACCTCAACGGTGCCGCCGCCCTGGGCGTGATCATGCTCGTGGTGCTGGCCGGCTTCTCCGCCGTGTACCTGCGGCTGAGTGCGAAACAGGACTAG
- a CDS encoding carbohydrate ABC transporter permease, translating into MAQDSGTRTLISHAQLSRGRGRVIYWTLLVVVVAGFTLVFLGPLYWMVTGALKSGQEIAQTPPTLFPKDPQPQNYIDAWNNLELAKLLFNTFYYAVGAVLFQLVFDAAAAYSLSKLRPIFGNVILAMMLGTLMIPAMVLIVPQYVTVIDLPIVHINLLDSPFAIWLPLVANAFNIFLLKRFFDSIPEELMAAALVDGATSLRTLWSIILPMSRPILGVVAILAMTAVWKDFLWPKLVMPSPETRTVSVGIYSFAGGTPMNVVIAASVIAAIPTVIVFLIFQRNIMSGLTTGSIKG; encoded by the coding sequence ATGGCACAGGATTCCGGAACCCGGACCCTCATCTCCCATGCCCAGCTCAGTCGGGGGCGTGGCAGGGTCATCTACTGGACACTGCTGGTTGTCGTCGTGGCGGGGTTCACGCTCGTCTTCCTCGGACCGCTCTACTGGATGGTGACCGGCGCGCTCAAGTCCGGCCAGGAGATCGCGCAGACCCCACCGACGCTGTTCCCGAAGGACCCCCAGCCGCAGAACTACATCGACGCCTGGAACAACCTGGAGCTCGCCAAGCTGCTGTTCAACACGTTCTACTACGCGGTCGGCGCGGTGCTGTTCCAACTCGTCTTCGACGCTGCTGCCGCGTACTCCTTGTCCAAGCTTCGGCCGATCTTCGGCAACGTGATCCTCGCGATGATGCTGGGGACATTGATGATTCCGGCGATGGTCCTCATCGTCCCGCAGTACGTCACCGTGATCGACCTGCCGATCGTGCACATCAACCTGCTGGACTCGCCGTTCGCGATCTGGTTGCCCCTGGTGGCGAACGCATTCAACATCTTCCTGTTGAAGCGGTTCTTCGACTCGATTCCGGAGGAGTTGATGGCGGCCGCCCTGGTTGATGGGGCGACGTCGCTGCGCACGCTCTGGTCGATCATCCTGCCGATGTCCCGCCCGATCCTCGGCGTCGTCGCGATTCTGGCCATGACGGCAGTCTGGAAGGACTTCCTCTGGCCGAAGCTGGTCATGCCGTCGCCGGAGACCCGGACGGTCAGCGTCGGCATCTACTCCTTCGCGGGCGGGACGCCCATGAACGTGGTGATCGCCGCGTCGGTCATTGCCGCGATTCCGACAGTTATCGTCTTCCTGATCTTCCAACGGAACATCATGTCCGGTCTGACCACGGGCAGCATCAAGGGATAA
- a CDS encoding glycoside hydrolase family 13 protein — MIYQVYPRSFADGNGDGIGDIAGIRSRLNHLSALGVDAIWFSPWYPSPMADAGYDVSDYRDIDPVFGTLTEVEALIAEAHELGIRAIVDVVPNHCSDAHPWFQAALAGGPGAPERDLFWFRPGRGPNGDERPTDWIGEFGGETWTRTTNPDGTPGDWYLHLFAPQQPDFNWDHPRVREEFEDVLRFWFDRGVDGIRIDSAGLLVKDGTLPEVSEGQPHPFHDLDGVHDIYRGWRRVADEYADRALIGEVWLPDRQRFANYLRPDELHAAFNFDFLGCAWDAAALRESIDGTLSAHAPVNAPATWVLSNHDVTRHVTRYGRADTRFSFAAKREGTPTDLELGTRRARAAALLSLSLPGAAYVYQGEELGLYEVEDIPYALRQDPMWERSGRIDPGRDGCRVPLPWAGDEPPFEFSPDGAAAPWLPQPADWKERTAHAQTGDSASMLELYRAAIRARRAEPALGDGQLTWLPAPEGVLAFSRGGGFSCLVNLSDTPVPLPAAGELLLASGPLHEGLLPSDTAVWLRTAELADGPRAADGPGLT; from the coding sequence GTGATCTACCAGGTGTATCCCCGGAGCTTCGCCGACGGTAACGGCGACGGCATCGGTGACATCGCCGGCATCCGGTCCCGGCTGAACCACCTGTCCGCGCTCGGCGTCGACGCGATCTGGTTCAGCCCCTGGTACCCGTCCCCGATGGCCGACGCGGGCTACGACGTCTCCGACTACCGCGACATCGACCCGGTCTTCGGCACCCTGACCGAAGTCGAGGCGCTGATCGCGGAGGCGCACGAGCTGGGCATCCGGGCCATCGTCGATGTGGTGCCCAACCACTGCTCCGACGCGCACCCCTGGTTCCAGGCCGCGCTCGCCGGCGGCCCCGGCGCGCCCGAACGGGACCTGTTCTGGTTCCGACCCGGCCGGGGTCCCAACGGCGACGAGCGACCCACCGACTGGATCGGCGAGTTCGGCGGCGAGACCTGGACCCGCACCACCAACCCGGACGGCACCCCCGGCGACTGGTACCTGCACCTGTTCGCCCCCCAGCAGCCGGACTTCAACTGGGACCACCCCCGTGTGCGGGAGGAGTTCGAGGACGTCCTGCGGTTCTGGTTCGACCGGGGCGTGGACGGCATCCGGATCGACTCGGCCGGGCTCCTGGTCAAGGACGGGACGCTGCCCGAGGTCAGCGAGGGCCAACCGCACCCGTTCCACGACCTCGACGGCGTGCACGACATCTACCGGGGCTGGCGTCGGGTCGCCGACGAGTACGCCGACCGGGCGCTGATCGGTGAGGTGTGGCTGCCGGACCGGCAGCGGTTCGCCAACTACCTGCGTCCGGACGAGCTGCACGCCGCGTTCAACTTCGACTTCCTCGGCTGCGCCTGGGACGCCGCGGCGCTGCGGGAGAGCATCGACGGGACGCTGAGCGCGCACGCGCCGGTCAACGCGCCGGCCACCTGGGTGCTCTCGAACCACGACGTCACCCGGCACGTCACCCGCTACGGTCGTGCCGACACCCGGTTCAGTTTCGCCGCCAAACGCGAGGGGACCCCCACCGACCTGGAGCTGGGCACCCGGCGGGCCCGGGCCGCCGCGCTGCTCTCGCTGTCGCTGCCCGGTGCCGCCTACGTCTATCAGGGCGAGGAACTGGGCCTCTACGAGGTCGAGGACATTCCGTACGCGCTGCGCCAGGACCCGATGTGGGAACGTTCCGGCCGCATCGACCCGGGTCGGGACGGGTGCCGCGTACCGCTGCCGTGGGCAGGTGACGAGCCGCCGTTCGAGTTCAGCCCCGACGGCGCCGCAGCGCCCTGGCTGCCTCAGCCGGCCGACTGGAAGGAACGGACGGCCCACGCGCAGACCGGCGACTCGGCCTCGATGCTGGAGCTGTACCGGGCGGCGATCCGAGCCCGACGGGCCGAACCGGCGCTCGGTGACGGCCAACTGACCTGGCTGCCCGCCCCGGAAGGGGTGCTCGCGTTCAGCCGCGGCGGTGGCTTCAGCTGCCTGGTCAACCTCTCCGACACACCTGTTCCGCTGCCAGCCGCAGGGGAGTTGCTGCTGGCCAGCGGGCCACTCCACGAGGGGTTGCTGCCGTCCGACACGGCGGTCTGGCTGCGTACCGCCGAATTGGCGGACGGGCCGCGCGCGGCGGACGGACCCGGCCTGACCTGA
- a CDS encoding galactose-binding domain-containing protein: MANHTIGTPHHLRHPTRAGLAAIAATLLAATSLTALAVTGSATPASAAGLSPFDIPGRGATVPFVEQEAEETAHNGTKIGPDRRYGTLPSEASGREAVTLDAVGEYVEFTLTAPANAVTFRYSLPDSPSGTGRDAAIDLRANGTLLKSVPVTSRYGWYYGGYPFNNNPGDTNPHHFYDETRAMFGGTQPAGTKIRFQVSSTAQSPSFTIDLADFELVAPAITKPTGVLDVVTDFGADPSGATDSTAKFQAAVDAGKAQGRAVWIPTGTFTLWDHVVVDGVTLRGAGPWYSVLGGRHPTERNRSVGIYGKYVPGGGYTGPVRSHEANGPSRNVTLRDFAIIGDIRERIDDDQVNALGGAMTNSVVDNLWLENTKVGAWMDGPMDNFTIRNSRILDQTADGVNFHTGVTNSTVTNTFVRNTGDDALAMWAQSVPNVNNSFTHNTIGVTLLANHLVSYGGRDIKITDNVTADSLTNGGGIHVANRYPGVQGATGVQGTWTIARNTLIRNGNSDYNWNFGVGAIWFSALNEAFQNPTINITDTDILDSSYAALHWIEGQTNGINLNNVRIDGAGTYALQVQAPSQVSFTNVRATNIAQSNPIHNCVGGGFQITQGAGNSGWYAPTPYCGPWPDPQWGGGPTSPPPTSPPPTTPPPTTPPPTTPPPTSGNLALNRSTTATSTNQSYTAANAVDGNAASYWESANNAFPQSVTIDLGAARSVDRVVLKLPAGWGSRTQTLSVLGSTDGSSYATLAASAGRVFDPGTGNAVSIGLPSGDRRYIRVTVSGNTGWPAAQLSEVEVYGGTPTTPPPTTPPPTTPPPTTPPPTTPPPSGNLAAGRSVTESSHSDVYAAANTVDGNPNTYWESANNAFPQSLTVDLGANRSVSRVVLKLPPSSAWQTRTQTLSVLGSTNGSTFATLKASAGYTFNPASGNTVTVTFTETSERYLRLTITGNSGWPAGQLSEFEVYSS; this comes from the coding sequence ATGGCCAACCACACCATCGGCACCCCGCACCACCTTCGACACCCGACCCGGGCAGGGTTGGCCGCCATCGCCGCCACCCTGCTCGCCGCCACCTCGTTGACCGCCCTCGCGGTCACCGGCAGCGCCACCCCGGCCTCGGCGGCCGGGCTGTCCCCCTTCGACATCCCGGGGCGGGGTGCCACCGTCCCGTTCGTTGAGCAGGAGGCGGAGGAGACCGCCCACAACGGCACGAAGATCGGCCCGGACCGGCGCTACGGCACGCTGCCGTCCGAGGCGTCCGGCCGGGAGGCGGTCACCCTCGACGCCGTCGGTGAGTACGTCGAATTCACCCTTACCGCCCCGGCCAACGCGGTCACCTTCCGGTACAGCCTGCCGGACAGTCCGTCCGGGACCGGCCGGGACGCTGCCATCGACCTGCGGGCCAACGGGACACTGCTGAAGTCGGTCCCGGTGACATCCAGGTACGGCTGGTACTACGGCGGGTACCCGTTCAACAACAACCCCGGCGACACCAACCCGCACCACTTCTACGACGAGACCCGGGCGATGTTCGGCGGCACCCAGCCCGCCGGCACGAAGATCCGGTTCCAGGTGTCCTCGACCGCCCAGTCGCCCTCGTTCACCATCGACCTGGCGGACTTCGAGCTGGTCGCCCCGGCGATCACCAAGCCCACCGGTGTGCTCGACGTGGTCACCGACTTCGGGGCCGACCCGAGCGGCGCGACCGACTCGACCGCGAAGTTCCAGGCGGCGGTCGACGCCGGAAAGGCCCAGGGCAGGGCGGTCTGGATCCCGACCGGCACGTTCACCCTCTGGGATCACGTGGTCGTCGACGGGGTGACCCTGCGCGGCGCCGGCCCCTGGTATTCGGTGCTCGGCGGCCGGCACCCCACCGAGCGGAACAGGTCCGTCGGCATCTACGGCAAGTACGTCCCCGGTGGCGGCTACACCGGCCCGGTCCGCTCGCACGAGGCGAACGGGCCGAGCCGCAACGTCACCCTGCGGGACTTCGCCATCATCGGTGACATCCGCGAGCGGATCGACGACGACCAGGTCAACGCCCTGGGCGGGGCGATGACCAACTCGGTGGTCGACAACCTCTGGCTGGAGAACACCAAGGTCGGGGCGTGGATGGACGGCCCGATGGACAACTTCACCATCCGCAACAGCCGGATCCTGGACCAGACCGCGGACGGGGTGAACTTCCACACCGGCGTGACCAACTCGACGGTGACCAACACGTTCGTCCGCAACACCGGCGACGACGCGTTGGCGATGTGGGCGCAGAGCGTGCCGAACGTCAACAACTCCTTCACCCACAACACCATCGGCGTGACCCTGCTGGCGAACCACCTGGTCAGCTACGGCGGTCGGGACATCAAGATCACCGACAACGTGACGGCCGACTCGCTGACCAACGGCGGCGGCATCCACGTCGCGAACCGCTACCCGGGCGTGCAGGGCGCCACCGGAGTCCAGGGCACCTGGACGATCGCCCGGAACACGTTGATCCGTAACGGCAACTCGGACTACAACTGGAACTTCGGCGTTGGCGCGATCTGGTTCTCCGCACTCAACGAGGCGTTCCAGAACCCCACCATCAACATCACCGACACCGACATCCTGGACAGCTCGTACGCGGCGCTGCACTGGATCGAGGGCCAGACCAACGGGATCAACCTCAACAACGTGCGGATCGACGGCGCCGGCACGTACGCGCTCCAGGTGCAGGCACCCAGCCAGGTGTCGTTCACCAACGTGCGGGCCACCAACATCGCGCAGAGCAACCCGATCCACAACTGCGTCGGCGGTGGCTTCCAGATCACCCAGGGCGCCGGCAACTCCGGCTGGTACGCCCCGACCCCGTACTGCGGCCCGTGGCCGGACCCGCAGTGGGGCGGCGGACCCACCTCGCCGCCACCCACCTCGCCGCCTCCGACCACCCCACCACCCACCACCCCGCCCCCGACCACTCCGCCACCCACCAGCGGAAACCTGGCATTGAACCGGTCGACGACGGCGACCAGCACCAACCAGAGCTACACGGCGGCGAACGCGGTGGACGGCAACGCGGCCAGCTACTGGGAGAGCGCCAACAACGCCTTCCCGCAGTCGGTCACCATCGACCTGGGCGCGGCCCGGTCGGTCGACCGGGTGGTGCTCAAGCTGCCCGCCGGCTGGGGGAGCCGTACCCAGACACTGTCGGTGCTCGGCTCCACCGACGGATCGTCGTACGCCACGTTGGCGGCGTCCGCCGGTCGGGTCTTCGACCCCGGCACGGGCAACGCCGTGTCGATCGGGCTGCCCTCCGGTGACCGCCGCTACATCCGGGTGACCGTGTCCGGCAACACCGGGTGGCCGGCCGCCCAACTGTCCGAGGTCGAGGTGTACGGCGGCACGCCCACCACGCCACCGCCCACCACGCCACCTCCGACCACCCCACCTCCGACCACCCCACCGCCGACCACGCCGCCCCCCAGCGGCAACCTGGCGGCCGGTCGGTCGGTCACCGAGAGCAGCCACTCCGACGTGTACGCCGCCGCCAACACGGTGGACGGCAACCCGAACACCTACTGGGAGAGCGCCAACAACGCGTTCCCGCAGTCGCTGACTGTGGACCTGGGTGCCAACCGGTCGGTGTCCCGGGTCGTCCTGAAACTCCCACCGTCATCGGCCTGGCAGACACGCACGCAGACGCTGTCGGTGCTCGGCTCCACCAACGGCTCGACGTTCGCCACCCTGAAGGCGTCCGCCGGCTACACCTTCAACCCGGCCAGCGGCAACACGGTCACCGTGACCTTCACGGAGACCAGCGAGCGGTACCTGCGGCTGACCATCACCGGCAACAGCGGCTGGCCAGCCGGTCAGCTCAGCGAGTTCGAGGTCTATTCCAGCTAG